The window CGTCGATAGCGCTCATTCGGATACTCGGAAACTGATCGATATCAGTGTCGCTGACTCATAAGTGGTGGCCCGTAATCGAGGGACTGACCGCCGATGCCCCACGCCCGCATCCATCTCCTGTGCGAGGGATGGTGGAGCTACCCGACCGTGCCACACCAATCCGGAAGCACACGGTTTACGGCTGGGGGTGGTCATCCCCGGGCGTGGGCATCTACGACCGGTATCTCGAGGCACGCATCCGCACCAGCGACGCCGACCGGCCCGACCACGTCGCGCTCGTCATCACGGAGCGGGACCTCCTGGAGCCGGGCGCCTACGAGACGCTCGCGGACTTCTTCGGCTGGGCGTTCGACCTCGGCGCCGAACGCGTCACCGTCTACGTGAGCGTCATCGACGAGGACGCCGTCCCGACGCTGCGCCGGGCGTTCGACGAGGTCGAGGCGCCCCGCGAGGTCGCGGTCCGGGGCCCGGGCGACGAGGAGCGCGCCGACACACCCATCCGCGTCTCGATGGGGCTGGGCGGCCGCGACGAGTTCGCCGCCGCCGTCCGGGGGGTCGCCGAGGAGGTGCAGGCGGGCGACCTCGACCCCGAGGACATCACCGAGAGCGACATCGAGGACCGACTCGTCTTCCCCGAACCGCCGGATATCGTCCTGAAGACCGGCGCAGAGCGCCTCTCCGATTTCATGATCTGGCAGTCCGTCTACTCGGAACTCTACTTCACGGACGTCAACTGGCGGGACTTCCGCTACCGCGACTACCTCCGGGCAGTCCGGGATTTCCAGGAGCGTCAGCGGCGGTTCGGCCGGTAGGCCGAACGCCGTCGCGAGCGCCAGCGAAGCGACGGACGTTCGGGCGCTGGTCCGGAGCTCGCCCCGCGCCACAACCGTTTCCCGGGCGCGCCGCCACGCCACCGTATGACCGAGTTCGACCCCGAGAAGTTCGAGGCCAAGTACGTCCACTATTTCGAGGAACTGGAGTCGGCGTACACAGCCGCGTATCAGGACCTGCACGGCGAGGTCGACTCCGCCGTACTGCGCCCCATCGACCGGCGAGTGCTGTCGGGGAGCGAGCCGTTCTACGAGGGCGACGGCGAGTTCCGCGTCGAGTTGCCCGACGAACCGTACGAGCGGGCGGGCCAGCCGGGCGACCGGGAGCGGTTCGAGGCTGTGCTCGACGACCTGGTCGCTGCCATCGAGCGCGAACTCCGCGCGGAGTTCGGGTTCGCGGACGGGTCGGAGTAGTCCGGACGGGCGGCAGCGTTCACCCGATGTCGGCGGTCCCGAACCGACGGGCCCCGACCAGCAGGCCGACGGCAGCCAGCGCCAGCAGGACCAGCGCCGAGACGGCCGCCGGGCCGGCACCGGCCTCGGCGGACATCGGCGTCGAGGCGGCCACGAGCCAGCGACTCACCACGCTCAGCGCCAGCGTCGGGTTGAGCGCCGGGACGTAGGCGGACAGCGCAGAGGGCAGGACCGCCCGGAGTCCAGGTTCCAGCACCGCCTTCCAGACCGGCGCGTTCCACGCCAGGACGACGTACGTCCCGGCGATGGCGGCCAGCGCGCGGTACTGGGAGGCGAACGCCGCCGACAGCCCGACCGCGAACGTGGTCCAGGCGGCGCCGTACAGCAGCACCCACCCACCGACCAGCAGGAACGGGACGACGGCCAGGCGCTCGTTGACGGCGAGCATCCCGGCCATGACGACCAGCAGTGTGGCGAAGACGGCGACGAGGAGCGCGACACGGGCCAGCAGTTTCCCCAGGAGCACGTCACGGCGGGTGCCCGAGAGCCCGAGCAGCAGCCGGATGGAGCCGGACTCGCGCTCGGCGGCGACGGCACCGTACGCCAGCGCAGCCACCACCAGGAACAGGTACGTCGACAGGTAGCCCGGGACGAGCAGGACGCCCTCGACGGCCGGTGGCGGCCCGCCCTCGACTGCGCGGAGCGCCCCCGTCCGGCTCCAGAAGGTGGGAAGCACGAGCAGCGCCACCAGGACGAGCGCACCCCACACCAGCCGGCTCCGCCGCGCGTGGCGGAGGTCCTCGCGGGTGACGGTCGGCACGCGCGTGGTCGCCGTCATGGGTCGGGCACCTCCGTTGCGACCGATGTGGTCGCGTCGGCGGCCCTGGACGGTCCGCTCTCGGGCGGTCCGCTCTCGGCGGCAGCACCCCCCGTGAGTTCGACGAACAGTCGCTCCAGCGACGCGCCGGCCGGTCCGACCCGGGTCACGGTCGCGCCGGCAGCTGTCAGGTCGGTAACGACGGGCCCGGTGACCGCCGCGTCCGCACAGCGGACCCGGACCCGGCCCTCGTCGCGCGCCGCCCGGACCACGCCGTCGCGAGCGGAGAGGTCGACGCCCTCGGGGACGGCCGTCGCAACGACGACGTGCTCGGCACGGCCGTCCAGCCGCTCGCGGAGGCCGGCCACGGTGTCGACGGCGACCAGTTCTCCGCCGTGCAGCACGCCCAGCCGGTCACAGAGCGTCTCGACCTGCCCGGTGATATGGCTGGAGAGGAACACCGCGGCACCGCGGTCGCGCTCCTCGCGGACGACCTGCCGGACCCGGCGGGCCCCCTCGGGGTCGAGACCGGCCAGCGGCTCGTCGAGGACGAGCAGGTCCGGCTCGTTGACGAGGGCGAGCGCCAGCGCCAGCCGCTGACGCATCCCCGTCGAGAACCCGTCGACGGCGCGGTCCGCCGCGTCCGCGATGCCGACGCGCTCCAGCAGCGCCTCGGCGTCGTCGTCGGCCCGCTGCATCTCGATGGCCAGTCGCACGTGGTCGCGGGCGGTGGCGCGCCCGTAGAAGCCCGTCCCCTCCGCGACCACGCCGACCCGCTCGCGGACGGCCCGTGGCGCCGCGTGCGGGTCCCGACCGAGCACGCGGACGGTGCCGTCGCTCGGGGCGGCGAACCCCAGCAGCAGATCGATGGTCGTGGACTTGCCCGCACCGTTCGGCCCGAGGAAGCCGAACACCTCGCCCCGCTCGACAGTCAGGTCCAGCGACCGAACCGCCGTGACCGACCCGTACTGCTTCGTCAGCGACTCCGTCTCGATAGCGACCATACGTCACGCTCGGACCGGTCCGTGGCTAAACCCACCGCACGGTTCAACACCCATTTCAGTCTCTCCGCCCGAGATATAATCGAGTTATACCACCAGATTTTACCCTCGTGGGGTGGACCAGCCAGCCATGTACGGAGTCTCCTCGGCGGCGAACGGAGGGATGCACGGATGGCGGTGAGCAGCACGGTGGCGCTGGGTGCGACCGTCGTCACGCTCGCGGTCTTCGCGGCCATCGGCATCTACTACAGCCGCGGCGACGGGAGCGTCGAGTCGTTCATCAGCGCCCGCGACAGCGTCGGCGGCTACCGGATGGGTGCCACGGTCCTGGCATCGAGCATGGGCGCGTGGATTCTGTTCTCGCCGGCCGAGGCCGGCGCCGCGTTCGGCGGCATCACCGCCGTCGCGGGCTACGCCGCCGGGAGCGCGCTCGCGCTGCTGGCGTACGTGAAGCTGGGGCCACGCATCCGCGAACTGATTCCGGAGGGCCACTCACTGACCGAGTACGCCTACGTCAGGTACGGGCCCGCAGCGTACGCGTACGTGCTCGTGGTGAGCGTCGCCTACATGTTCGTCTTCCTCGCGGCCGAGTTCACCGGCATCGCGGGCGCGCTCTCGCTGGTCGCGGGCGTCCCGGCGTGGCAGACCGCCGCGCTCGTCGGCGGGTTCGTCTTGCTGTACACGGGCTACGGCGGCCTGCGAGCGAGCATCGTCACCGACACGGTACAGACGGCTGTCCTGCTCCCGCTCGTCGCGGTGGGCTTCGCCGGCGCCGTCTTCGCGCTCGGCGGCCCCGGCGAGCTCGTCCGGGAGACGACCGCCTCGAACCCAGACCTCCTCGACCTCGGCTTCCTCCCCGGGCTCCAGTTCGGGGTCTACGTCGTGGTCGCCGTCGTGGGCGCGGAACTGGTCAACCAGGCGTGGTGGCAGCGAATCTACGCCGCGGCCGACGACACGTCGCTCCGGCGCGGGTTCGGCCTCGGCGCGGCACTCGTGGTCCCGATGGTGCTGTTCGCCGGACTGTTCGGTGTCTTCGCGGCCGGTACCGGCGCGCTCGCCGAAGGCGAGGCCTCCATCGCCTTCTTCGTCCTGCTCCAGCAGTCGTTCCCCGACTGGGTCGTGCTGGTCGTCGTCCTCGTAGCAGTGCTGCTGGTGACGAGTTCGGCGGACACGCTGTTCAACGCCATCGCCAGTCTCGTCACCTCGGACCTGCCGCGGTTGCTGGACGACCCCTCGGGCGACCGACTCACGGCGGCCGCACGCGGGCTCACAGCGGTCGTCGCGCTCGCCGCGACGGTCATCGGCGCACAGGAGTACAGCGTCCTGGCCATCTTCCTCACGGCGGACCTGCTGGCGGCGGCGACGTTCGGCCCGCTACTGTCCGGTCTCTACACCCCGCGGCTATCCGGCGGGGGGCTGCTCGTCTCCAGCGTCGCGGGGCTGCTCGTCGGCCTCCTGTTCTTCCCGACCGCCCGCGGCGTCCTCACGGGGCTCCCGGGCGCGAGCGCGCTTCCCGAAGCGTCGTTCCTCTACAGTTTCCTCGGAGCGGCCGTCGTCTCGCTGGGGCTGGCGGCGCTCGCGACGCGGGTCGCGCCCGCTGACTACGACCTCGACCGGCTCTCGCGGGAGATACAGACACTGGACAGGGGGAGAGGTGGCCGGGAGGAGACCGCCCCCGCCGACGACTGAGACGCCCACGGGCCCCGGACGAGGCCCCGACGCCGGGGACCCGACGACCATCCCGGCCTGGTTCCCGAATTCCAGGATTCGTAGATAAATCCATCAACACCTGCAAGAAGCAGTCTTCATGAGCGACGTTTGTGCGAACTGTTCCGAGGCTGCCAGCATCATCTGCACGTACTCGGTCCACAACGGTGGAACGGTCACGGAGCCGCTGTGCGAGGAATGTGCGAGTGTCCTGGCCGGGCTGGCATCGGTCGGCAATATCGAAACCACGGAGTACCTCGGCGACGAGTAATCAGAGTAATCAGAGGAATAAGAACTTTATTTGGATACTAACATATCTTTACGGACTATAATAGAATTAAACCGAGAACAATGATATAGAACGCGATATTCGGAACCTACCCCAGTCGAGCCGGGTCATCGGTCGGAACCACGTCCACGACGACCTCATCCCCGACGGCGTGGTCGTGCCCGCGGGCGACCACCTTCGCGCCCAGTTCCTCGCGGCCGACGAACAGCGACAGGCCCGTGACCGGCTCCCCATCGAGGCGGACCGCCACGTCGCCCCACGTCACGTCCCGGTCGCGGGCGACACCGACGCGCTGGCCGAGCAGGGTGACGGGTTCCTCTCGGCCGCCGGCTGCGGGCGCGTTCGACCCGAAACGCCCCCCGCCGGCGTAGTGGCGCAACCCCCCATCCAGCGGGCGCCCCTCGTCGCTGGCGAGGGCGGCCCAGCCGTCGCCCGGATGCGCGGGGCGGTCCAGCCGGACGTACGTCTCGCCGACCTCGACGACGGTACCGTGCCCGTCCCAGCCGATGGGCGTGATGCCGACATCCGCGCCGAGCGAGAGCCGCGGCGACCCACGCGCCCGGAGCAGGTTCGCGCCGCGATGCCGGAGTTCGAGATGGACGTGGTTGGCGACCCACGGCGCGAAGAAGCCCGAACGGACGAGTCGACCCAGCGGCTCCCCCGGCTCGACCCGGTCGCCCGGCGCCACCGCAGGGTCGACGTGGAGGACCCGGGCGACCCACTCCTCGTCGTACTCGTTGCCGTCGAGGGTGAGGCCGGGTGTCGCCTCCTCCTCGACCGACAGGAGCAGGACCGTGTCGGTGGCCTCGGCGTACGTCTTCTCGGGAACGCGGCGCTCCTGGATGTCGAGGACGGTCCCCGCAACCGGCGAGGGCGCCAGGTCGTCGTCACGGTCCGGATACAGGTCGACCGCACAGCCGAGGTCGTGCGCCGGATACGGGGAGTTGTACAGCGAGAAGCGCGGATAGCGCGAGAGGAGGGCATCCCCCAGCGTTGGCATACCCGCCGTTGGGGCGTCCGTCGTTTAGCGCCGTCGCTACCCGACCGGGGACCGGCACCGTGCTACCCAGTGCCACAGATATATCGATGCCGAGCGCTATCCACCGGGCATGGGGCGCCTCTCGGAACTCGTCTCCCTGGCGGTCAGCGCGGTCGCGGTCCCGTTCCGCCTGGCGGGCCGAGCGGCCGGCTACCTCGTGGCACTTGGGCTCGTGGCGGCAGCGGCGGCGGTCGTCGTGGCAGCCTGCACGTTCGGTTGGCTGCTCGTCCTCTCCGTCGTCGACCTGACCGTGGGCGTTCCACTGGAACCACTCGGACTCGTGACGGTGGTCGGACTTCCCGCGGCCGTGAACGGCGTACCGCTGCTGTATCCCGTGGTACTGGGAGTACTGACCAGCGTCGGGCTGGGATGGCCGAGCGTGGACCGTGAGACGGAGTTCTCGCCGCCGATAACGCCGCCGTAGGGGCCTCCGACCGCTACACCAGCCCGATCTCCTCGGCCACCTCACGGTACGTCTCGTAGAAGGCGGCGGGTTCGGCCAGTGCGCCGGCCGCGACGCCGAAGACGTTCACGGTGGCCTCGCCGGCGGGGCCCTCCAGCGCAACCGACCAGTTCAGCCGACCCTGCTGCCACTCGCCGTCGTGGCTCCGCACCAGGGTCTCGCCGAAGTAGCTCCCGAACTGGACGGCCACGCCGGAGAGGGCATCCGGGTCGCTGTCGGCAGCGTCGGCCGCATCCTCGGGCCCGTAGTACGTGTCGACCAGCGAGTCCAGATGCCGGAGCGACTCGGGCGTGAAGTCGAGCGGGTAGTCGTCCCAGTAGTCGGCGCACTGCTCGGCGGCGACACGGAACGACTCGGGTGGGTCGGGGTCGGCATCCGCTGACACGTCCCGACCTGCGGGCGCGAGCGCCGAAGCCCTTGCGCTCGACTACTCGAACAGCGAGCCCTCGGTGACGGGGATGTCGGTCGGGCCGTCGGCGGGCCCGCCGGTCGCATCGACCGCGTCGGTCGGCCGGACTGCGTCGTCGACGACCTCGCCACCGTCCGGGACAACCGTCGGCGTCGCCTGCTGCCTGGCGCTGTCGAGCAGGCTCCCGCCGACGTAGCCCAGCGCGGCCCCGAGCCCGGCGTTGAACCCGGTCGCGAAGGGGCCGCCGTGTTTCGAACCGACCTTCGTCCCGAGGTACGCGCCGGTCTGTGCGCCGTAGCGGGCGCCGCGGTCGCTGCGCTTGCACGGGCAGAGCTTCATACACACCCTTGGGACGGGACGGGTTTCAATCCGTCCCCGAACGGAGGTCGGAACCGCCAGACGGCGGACTGTCGAGCTTCCGCAAGGGCGACCCCAGTATTATCAGCGTCCCGGGCAAAATCCACAGCTATGCCCGTTCGCAACACGGCCTGCCCGGTCTGTGGGGCGGAGGCGCTGGTGAACGTACCCGACGCCGATACGAAGATACGGAAGGTCGAGCCCCCGGACATGAACTCCTATCCGGACACGAAGGCAGCGTGCAAGGAGTGCGGCGACACGTTCTACGCGTGGTACAGTTGACCCGGTGCCGGGGCTCCAGTCGTGCGCGTGGCGCAGAGCGAACGGTCAGTGCTCGTCCATCAGCTCGATGTCGGCGACGAGCTGGTCGGGCGAGCGGCCCTTGCGGATGCCATCCAGCATCGTGAACGCCTGGTCCGGCGCGAGGAAGTGCCGGCAGACGACCTGCCCCATGTCCGTCGGTTCGAGGCCGCTGATGAAGTCGTACTCCAGCAGCTTCCCGAGGGCGTGCTTCGTCGGCACCTCGCCGACCATCCGGGCGTTGAGCCGCTTCGCCTGGTCGCCGCCCACGACGAGGTTGGCCAGCGTCTCCTCGACGGCGGCGCCCTCGTCGTAGGTCGTCACGACCGGCTCCATCTCCCCCTTCAGGAGCTTGAACGCCACCTCGTCCTCGGTCATCTCCATCGAGTTGTGGTAGGAGCCGTCCGGCTCCACGAGCAGGTAGACGGTCCCCTTGTCGTGGTAGTCCGGGCGGCCCGCGCGCCCGAGCATCTGCGAGAACTCCTGCACCGAGAGCCACTCGATACCCATCGCCAGCGAGTCGAAGATGACCTGCGAGGCGGGGAAGTCGACCCCGGCTGCGAGCGCAGCCGTCGTGACGACCGCGGCGAGGTCCTGGTCGCCGAACTGCCGTTCGACCTTCTTGCGGCGCTTGTAATCGAGCCCGGCGTGGTACGGCGCCGAATCGTACTGCAACCGCCGCGAGACCTCGTGGCACCGCCGCCGCGAGTTGGTGAAGATGATGGTCTGTCCGCGATACCCCTTGCTCGATTTCGTGTCGAACGCGCGCTTGACCAGCCGGTCCTCGATGTCGACCTTCTCCTGGTCGTCGGCGAAGGTGACGTGGCGCTCGATGGGTACCGGCCGCTCCTCGAACTCGATGAGGGTAGCCTGCAGCGACCTCGCCAGCGATTCGGGGTTGCCGACCGTCGCCGAGAGGTAGACCCACTGCGTGTCCTGGTTCCGCGTCTCCGTGTAGTACTTCAGCCGCGAGATGAGGCCGTCCAGCCGGTGGCCGCGCTCCTCCTCGCCGAGCGTGTGGACCTCGTCGATGACGACGGTCCCGATCTCGCCGAGGTTCCGACCCGTCCGGAGGGCGTGGTCGATACCCTCGTAGGTGCCGACGATGACATCGGCCCCGGGGTCGAACCGCTCGCCGTCATCGTTGACGCGGGAGGCCCCGACGCGCAGCGTGACATCGACGACATCGCCGTACTCGTCCTGGAAATCGTCGTACTTCTGGTTCGCCAGCGCGACGAGCGGGACGAGGAACAGCATCTTCCCCTCGCCGTTGAGCGCCCGGTCGATACCGGCCATCTCGCCGACGAGCGTCTTCCCGGTCGCCGTGGCGCTCACGACGAGCTGGTCCTGGCCCTCCGTGGCGCCGTTGGCGACCGCCAGCGACTGCACCGGGAGCAGCGAGTCGAACCGGTTCTCCAGCTTCGACTGCATCCCGGGATGGAGCCCGAGCGAGTCCACCGGGATGGGGTCGACCTCGTCGACGGTCGCCGATATCTCGTCGAACTTCGTCAGGTCCGGGTCCAGATTGCCCGAGAGGAGGTTCCGGATGCGTTCGAGGTCGCCCACGTCCAGCAGGAGCTCCTCCAGCCGGTCCCGGGCGCTCGAACGGAGCCCCCGGTACTCGGCCTCGCGTTCGAGTTCCCGCATCGCACAGTCCGGGCAGATGTACTCGTTGTCCGTCTCGATCTGCCGCTCGCTCGTCAGCGGGGAGTACCGGCCCGCCGACGCGCACTTCCGGCAGGTCCGGACCGCCTTCGTCTTGTCGTCGAGCTGATAGCCGGCGAACAGCTCGCGCAGGCGTTCGCGGGCCTCGGGCGCCGTCTGCTCGGAGATGCGGATGCGCGTCGCCCGGCGCGCGATATCGACGAACTGGTCCGGGGAGCGCGGCTCCTCGTCGTCCCCGCGGAGGACGCGGAACCGGCCCGGCCGGGCGCCCGCATCCGTCTCCTTCAGCTGGAGCCGCCCGCGGAAGACGCGGTCGCCGTCCCGGATGGCGGCGACCGTGAAGTCGTCCTCGTCCCGCTGATGGAGGAAGAGCGTATCCACCGACGCGACCTGCTGTGACACGGATAGCGGTAGGGGAAGGGGGGATTTCAGCGTTCGGAGTCCGCACTAGAACGAGGGGGGATTCGTTCGACAGCCACGACAGAACCCTGTTGAAAGCCCCCGCCGTTTCAGTCCCACTCGTGTCGGCTGTCCGGGCGGGCGTCGTCGACCCGAGACGACGGTGTGTGCGTCACTCGTCGACGAGGTCGATGGTGTCGTCGCCGCTCGGGACCGCGCAGATGAAACGTCCTTCCTCGTCGCCCTCGTTGCGGTACCAGTGGACGGTGCCAGCGGGGATGAGCAGCGAGTCGCCCGCGCTGACGACGTGTTCCTCATCGCCGATACCGACGACGTACTCACCCTCCAGCACGTACTGCTCGTGTTCGATCTCGTTGGTGTGCTTCGGGACCTCGGCGCCCGGGTCGAGGACGAACCGCCGGATGGCGAGGTTCGGCGCGCCATCGTCCTCGCCGACCAGGACGCCCTTGTGCATCCCCTCAGCGGCACTCACGGACTCGTACTCGACCTCGCCGGCGCGTCGGACCAGTGGCCGCGGGCCGGAATCGACGTCACTCATACGAACCCCTCTACCCGCCATCCGCATTAGCCCTTCCACGCCACAGAATATCCTACTCTAGCCAAGGTAAGATATATTTCAAATCAATCGTCCAGATATTTCTACTACCACCGTATATTTACCCCCATTACGACCTTATTTATGGTGGAGATACGTTGCCGAGTGTATGGCAGCGAACAGCGCGGACTCCGAGCGGATGGCGCCCGCTCCCGACGACCAGCCGGTGGCGGACGCCTCGCCGGCCCTGTCCGAGAGTGTGACGGTGACGCTGTGGCTTCGCGGGTCCGCACCGAGCGTGGCGCGGGAGCGCCAGGACCGAATCGAGGCCCGCGTCGCCGCGTTCGCGGAGGCGGGCGTGACGACCGAGGTTCGGGAGTGGCCCGACACCGTGACCGACCCGTCGACGGACCGCCAGCGGGCCGCGGTCGAGGCGTTCGACCGCTACCGGGCCGTCGCGGGGATGCAGGGCGTTCGACTGGACCCGTTCTTCGAGTGCCGGACGAACCCGGACGGGAGCCGGACCATCCGCTTCCCGGTCGCGTGTCTCGCGCTCGAACGCGACGACGACCTCACCGGCCTCTACCCCTGCTACGTCGACGGCGGCCACGCCGCCATCGAGGACGGACTGTCGGCCATCGAGGACGGGGGCGCGGAGAACCTCCGCTGAGGGCCGCCCGGGCCGCGCCGACCTATCGCTCCGATAATCTTGCCGGGCACGACGGACTGAAACCCAGCAACTGGGAGCCGTCGAGCCACTACTTGATGGGGGACCGCCTTCTCTCGACCATGACCGCGAGTCCACTGACCGCAGGGCTGGCGCCCGAGGCCGAGTCCGAGACCCCGCCGCTCCCGGAGGGCGTGACGGTGACCCTCTGGGTCCGCGCGACCACGCCGGAGGCGGACGAGGAGGCAGACGAACAGCAGACACGCCTCCGCGAACGCGTGACGGTCCTCGCCGAGGCGGGCGTCGAGACGACCGTCCACGAGTGCCCCGACCACGTCACCGACCCCGGGACCATGGTCGAGACGGCCGCGCTACAGGCGTTCGACCACTACCGGGCCGTCGCGGGCCGCCTCGGAGTGCGGCTCGACCCGTTCTTCCGCTGCTGGACGAACCCCGACGGGAGCCGCACCGTCGTGTACCCGCCGGCCTGCCTCGCCATCGAACGGGAGGGGACCCTGACGAGGCTCTACCCCTGCGAGGTCGACGGCGAGCGGTTCACCGTCGAGGACGCGCTCGACGCCATCGAGACGGGCGAGGTCGAGAACCTCCGCTGAGGGCCGGCAGGGCGGGCAACGGCCGTGGACCTGCGGAGCGATTCCCCCGGCCGCCGTTCGGAAACCCATTTACCGACGCTCGCCGCAACGGACGGTATGTACCTGGCATTCCGCGAGTCCGTCCGCGACGCCGTCGCGGACGCGCTCGACGCCGCGGGCTACCCGACCGACGACCTCGGGGTGGAGGACCCCCCAGACGGGGTGGACGCGACGCTGGCCTCCAGCGTCGCCTTCCGACTGGCGAGCGAGGCGGGGGCCCCGCCGCCGCAGGTCGCGGGCGAACTCGCCGAGCACATCGACGCCACCGACTACGAGTACGTCGCGGCGGTCCGCGCGCAGGGCCCGTATCTCAACTTCTTCACCGACGACGCCTACCTCGCCGACACCCTGCAGGGCGCCACGGCGCCGGACTGGGGGCACCTGCCCGACCGCGATACGTCCGTCGTGGTCGAGCACACCTCCGCCAACCCGACGGGCCCGGTCCACGTCGGCCGGGCGCGCAACCCAATCATCGGTGACGCGGTCGCGAACGTGCTCGACGCGGCCGGCTACGACGTCGACCGGCACTACTACGTCAACGACGCCGGGCGGCAGATGGCCGTCTTCACCTGGGCGTACGAGCGGTTCGACGAGGAGGACCTCCCCGACCCCGAGCGCGACCGCGCGGAGTACGAGATGGTCCGCTACTACCGCAAGGGCAACGACGTCCTGGAGAACGCCGACCCCGCCGAAGTCGACGAGGCCGAGGCCGAAATCGAGGCCATCCTGCAGGGCCTCGAGGACGGCGACGAGGAGACCTACGAGCGCGTGAGCGAGGTCGTCGACACCGTCCTCGGCGGGATGCAGGAGTGTCTCGGACGCCTCCCCGCGGAATTCGACGAGTTCGTCAAGGAGACGCGGTTCATGCGCAACGGCGACACGGACGACGTAGTCGAGCGCCTGCAGGAGCTGGACTGTGCGGTCTACGAGGAGGAGGCCTGGCAACTCGACCTGCCCGACTTCGAGAAGAACCTCGTCTTCCTCCGCTCGGACGGCACCTCGCTGTACACGACCCGCGACCTCGCGCACCACGAGTGGAAGTTCGACAACTACGACCGCGCCGTGACCGTTCTCG of the Haloglomus salinum genome contains:
- the argS gene encoding arginine--tRNA ligase: MYLAFRESVRDAVADALDAAGYPTDDLGVEDPPDGVDATLASSVAFRLASEAGAPPPQVAGELAEHIDATDYEYVAAVRAQGPYLNFFTDDAYLADTLQGATAPDWGHLPDRDTSVVVEHTSANPTGPVHVGRARNPIIGDAVANVLDAAGYDVDRHYYVNDAGRQMAVFTWAYERFDEEDLPDPERDRAEYEMVRYYRKGNDVLENADPAEVDEAEAEIEAILQGLEDGDEETYERVSEVVDTVLGGMQECLGRLPAEFDEFVKETRFMRNGDTDDVVERLQELDCAVYEEEAWQLDLPDFEKNLVFLRSDGTSLYTTRDLAHHEWKFDNYDRAVTVLGEDHKLQAGQLRAALDLLGNDTDQLRNVIYSYVDLPEGGMSTRKGTGVDLDDLLDESINRAREEVEDRLEDRLRDDDLDAEDVERIAQQVGIGAVRYDIVSKQPTKGITFEWDRALDFEAQSAPYVQYVHARCCGILDEAGLAIEDTAVGDVDASVLDTPEERDLLHTIARLEGVVDRAATDLEPHRVATYTREFAETFNAFYRECPVLNADDSEVREARLALVAAARHTVANALAMLGVAAPESM